The following are from one region of the Lacinutrix sp. Bg11-31 genome:
- a CDS encoding helix-turn-helix domain-containing protein: MEVEHKKRLIKFNDKMFSCTTSIAMELIGGKWKSVILIYLVGGKKRYNELYKLISTITERTLSLQLKKLEQDGLITRKVYTKKPPLKVEYALTPFGESLAPVLISIADWGKKVADEKGEIIE, encoded by the coding sequence ATGGAAGTAGAACACAAAAAACGACTTATTAAGTTTAACGACAAAATGTTTTCTTGTACTACAAGTATTGCTATGGAATTAATTGGTGGCAAATGGAAAAGTGTGATTTTAATTTATCTTGTTGGTGGAAAAAAACGCTATAATGAATTGTATAAATTAATATCTACAATTACAGAGCGCACCTTAAGCTTACAACTTAAAAAATTAGAGCAAGATGGTTTAATTACACGTAAAGTATACACAAAAAAACCACCATTAAAAGTTGAATATGCCTTAACGCCTTTTGGGGAAAGCTTAGCTCCTGTATTGATTTCTATTGCTGATTGGGGAAAAAAAGTAGCCGACGAGAAAGGCGAAATTATAGAATAA
- a CDS encoding NAD(P)H-dependent oxidoreductase, with the protein MNTPNIKKKDIINAFQFRHATKEFDTTKTVSDEDINFILETAHLSPSSFGFEPWHFVVVQDKALRELLKPVAWGAPLKLDTASHFILGLSMKAPMVKHDAEYIMHMMKDVKQFPEDVIEMYSKFYREFQENDFNLNTDKKLLDWSAKQTYIALGNMMTSAALTGIDSCPIEGFHQEKSEVLLKEKFGIDTDKYGLSFMVAFGYRKENPPHEKSRRDFKDIVTWK; encoded by the coding sequence ATGAATACACCAAACATTAAAAAAAAAGACATTATTAATGCTTTTCAATTTAGACATGCAACAAAAGAGTTTGATACTACTAAAACAGTTTCAGATGAAGATATTAACTTCATTTTAGAAACAGCACATTTATCACCAAGTTCGTTTGGTTTCGAGCCGTGGCATTTTGTAGTAGTTCAAGATAAAGCATTGCGCGAGTTATTAAAACCTGTAGCTTGGGGAGCACCATTAAAATTAGACACTGCAAGTCATTTTATTTTGGGTTTAAGCATGAAAGCACCAATGGTAAAGCACGATGCAGAGTACATTATGCATATGATGAAAGATGTAAAGCAATTTCCCGAAGATGTTATTGAAATGTATTCTAAGTTTTATAGAGAGTTTCAAGAAAATGATTTCAATTTAAATACAGACAAAAAATTATTAGATTGGTCTGCAAAGCAAACTTACATTGCTTTAGGTAATATGATGACTTCTGCAGCTTTAACAGGTATTGATAGTTGCCCTATTGAAGGATTTCATCAAGAAAAATCAGAAGTTTTATTAAAAGAAAAGTTTGGGATCGATACAGATAAATATGGTTTATCATTTATGGTTGCTTTTGGTTATAGAAAAGAAAATCCACCACACGAAAAGTCTAGAAGAGATTTTAAAGATATTGTGACTTGGAAATAA
- a CDS encoding phosphatidylserine decarboxylase, with protein sequence METLEIKSTQNAITVIKDMLDNNPQLSGLLVESINAASNAANGTLDQELYDLLYWPTTESEWISYIVEFSQWIPHQTRFEGWKDPDTGYTQEVYDRLCHFYYLIDQKVGPGNTTIVQNLDGFKEWLITYANLWGDFLNTTDSFNDTIWQSFKDYAPYYRIDDSLVNGKPNNPSGWLTFNQFFARELNPGLRPIAGVGNNATVVAPADCTYRKMYPIDKDSNINTSVLKGTHVIGNINDLLEGSPYANTFANGTFVHYFLGPYSYHRFHAPVSGLVKECRAVTGLTYLDVNITDKQFSAPDGSDYPAAPKEGYEFTQARGILTIDTTNSNEGNRGVVAIIPVGMCQVSGVHMSATVNNNIAKGEEFGYFLFGGSDIIMLFQEGQAPVIDKTEDSYRYYGTDISTAPYSKK encoded by the coding sequence ATGGAAACACTTGAAATTAAAAGCACACAAAACGCTATTACTGTTATTAAAGACATGCTAGACAACAATCCGCAACTTTCGGGTTTATTAGTAGAGTCTATTAATGCAGCAAGCAATGCAGCAAATGGAACTTTGGATCAAGAATTATACGACTTGTTGTATTGGCCAACAACAGAAAGTGAATGGATTAGTTACATCGTAGAGTTTAGCCAATGGATACCGCATCAAACCCGTTTTGAGGGTTGGAAAGATCCAGACACAGGCTACACACAAGAAGTGTACGATAGGTTATGCCATTTCTATTATTTAATAGACCAAAAAGTAGGACCAGGTAACACAACCATAGTACAAAATTTAGATGGTTTTAAAGAGTGGTTAATAACCTATGCTAATTTATGGGGAGATTTTTTAAACACTACAGACTCTTTTAACGATACCATTTGGCAATCTTTTAAAGACTATGCACCATATTATAGAATAGACGATTCTCTAGTAAACGGTAAACCAAATAACCCAAGTGGTTGGTTAACCTTTAATCAGTTTTTTGCACGCGAGTTAAATCCAGGTTTACGTCCAATAGCTGGTGTTGGTAATAATGCAACAGTAGTTGCACCAGCAGATTGTACGTATCGTAAAATGTATCCAATAGATAAAGATTCTAATATTAATACCTCAGTTTTAAAAGGCACACATGTAATTGGTAATATTAACGATTTGTTAGAAGGCAGTCCATATGCTAACACTTTTGCAAACGGAACCTTTGTACATTACTTTTTAGGTCCATATTCTTACCATCGTTTTCATGCTCCAGTATCTGGTTTGGTAAAAGAATGTCGTGCAGTAACAGGTTTAACGTATTTAGACGTTAATATTACCGATAAACAATTTAGTGCACCAGATGGATCAGATTATCCAGCAGCACCAAAAGAAGGCTACGAGTTTACGCAAGCCAGAGGCATACTAACCATAGATACCACAAATTCTAATGAAGGAAATAGAGGCGTTGTAGCAATAATACCAGTTGGTATGTGTCAAGTATCTGGAGTACATATGAGTGCTACAGTAAATAATAACATTGCAAAAGGAGAGGAGTTTGGTTACTTCCTGTTTGGAGGCTCAGATATTATTATGCTTTTTCAAGAAGGACAAGCACCAGTAATAGACAAAACTGAAGATTCTTACCGTTATTATGGTACAGATATTAGTACAGCTCCTTATAGCAAGAAATAA
- a CDS encoding AAA family ATPase has translation MIDYLWEWAESKGYWAKLLVQKISTSQSSLSQTEKENVFNYYIQEIGFELKPPLPILEILKPSFIPIAKEVSLTKLSEIKGVNRLAEDQEMVFSPNITVVYGNNGVGKTGYSRVLKAQGYSFDNNINILSNVHNKETSQSAKIDFISDGNSSSINWQGTNLQSDLNTVSVFNSDCVNISLSNTRELLVTPKGFYLFSLIKNELVALNSMHAQQLSRYPITLEWKAQLKEGTQQKKYLDSLTHDSDKKKFEEISIFTQENLADLKEKEDSLKNLNKKALEANLKTNNFILVELANIIASVKHTQSNLVKTDWNKIIVYNEDLKKLAKETQSGIAGIAEIYGLSKFDTEQFSDFLKSADEYIKLLSKENYPNNPEDTCVYCKQSFSDEAARKLVDNYSKILNDTKQAEIVKINKLKEEIIQYVSLIKEQIEFHHPVFGISESYNIIQPQEIIDFNRKVKLFKSHIINNTVDAKLDFDINYVLLIDLLEKKQTEFSESKAKTTKALTNLESAEAKLKKEINELNDRHILSLKKSEVVQCISNLLAIKTLNDNKNQFNTLSLSAKTTQARDELVAQDFQDKFLAELIGFRKQHLGVNISFFSQQGNSKIRQNVASHDINMVLSEGEQKTIALCEFLTELQLDATIAPVVFDDPVSSLDHNIMQDVAKRLVDLSKERQVVIFTHNVIFYNSFFGLEKHALYKDKVEFKFYRVSTNGSNTGILSDGIPINKLKTYTTKLNVICNNGTNGREENEVAAEGYAYIRSGLELLVSNNIFLEIVGRYRNNIMMTKFPTVKGDMIEKHKAEIDSMFGRASGFIRAHSHPEEHHSPPTMDDLKSDYERFKEIQKDF, from the coding sequence TTGATTGATTATTTATGGGAATGGGCTGAATCTAAAGGTTATTGGGCAAAACTTTTGGTTCAAAAAATTTCAACATCCCAATCATCATTATCTCAGACTGAAAAAGAAAATGTTTTTAATTATTATATACAAGAAATTGGATTTGAACTGAAACCACCATTACCTATTTTAGAAATACTTAAGCCATCATTTATTCCAATAGCTAAAGAAGTTTCTCTTACTAAATTATCAGAAATTAAAGGTGTAAATCGTTTAGCTGAAGACCAAGAAATGGTATTTAGTCCTAATATTACTGTTGTGTATGGAAATAATGGAGTCGGAAAGACAGGTTACAGTCGTGTTTTGAAAGCTCAAGGTTATAGTTTTGATAATAACATTAACATTCTTTCTAATGTCCATAATAAAGAAACTAGTCAAAGTGCAAAAATTGATTTTATATCTGATGGAAACTCATCGTCTATTAATTGGCAAGGAACAAATCTACAATCAGATTTAAATACAGTTTCAGTTTTTAACAGTGATTGTGTAAATATTTCACTTTCTAATACTAGAGAATTACTTGTTACACCAAAAGGGTTTTATCTTTTTTCGCTTATAAAAAATGAACTAGTAGCCTTAAATTCTATGCATGCTCAACAACTATCAAGGTATCCAATAACTCTAGAATGGAAAGCACAGCTTAAAGAAGGAACTCAACAAAAAAAATATTTAGATTCATTAACTCACGATTCTGACAAAAAGAAATTTGAAGAAATTTCAATTTTCACTCAAGAAAATTTAGCAGATTTAAAAGAGAAAGAAGACAGTCTTAAAAATTTGAATAAAAAAGCTTTAGAGGCTAACCTCAAAACGAATAATTTTATTCTTGTTGAATTAGCTAATATTATAGCATCAGTAAAGCATACACAATCGAATTTAGTTAAAACAGATTGGAATAAAATTATTGTATATAATGAAGATTTAAAAAAGTTAGCGAAAGAAACACAAAGTGGTATTGCTGGAATAGCAGAAATTTATGGGTTATCAAAATTTGATACAGAACAGTTTTCTGATTTTTTAAAATCCGCTGACGAGTACATTAAATTACTGTCAAAAGAGAATTACCCTAATAATCCAGAAGACACATGTGTTTACTGTAAACAATCCTTTTCAGATGAGGCAGCAAGAAAGCTAGTTGATAATTATTCTAAAATACTAAATGATACTAAACAGGCTGAAATAGTAAAAATTAATAAATTGAAAGAAGAGATTATACAATACGTAAGTTTAATTAAAGAACAAATTGAATTTCATCATCCTGTATTTGGCATTTCGGAAAGTTATAATATTATACAACCTCAAGAGATTATTGACTTTAATCGAAAAGTAAAATTATTTAAAAGCCATATAATTAATAATACTGTTGATGCTAAGCTGGATTTTGATATTAACTATGTATTATTAATTGATTTACTTGAAAAAAAACAAACAGAATTTTCAGAATCAAAAGCTAAAACAACAAAAGCTTTAACAAATTTAGAATCAGCTGAAGCAAAACTTAAAAAAGAGATAAACGAATTAAATGACAGGCATATCTTATCATTAAAGAAATCAGAGGTAGTTCAGTGTATTTCTAATCTTTTAGCAATAAAAACATTAAATGATAATAAGAATCAATTTAATACTTTGTCTTTAAGTGCCAAAACGACTCAAGCACGAGATGAGCTTGTTGCACAAGATTTTCAAGATAAATTTTTGGCTGAGTTAATAGGTTTTCGAAAACAACATTTAGGTGTTAATATTAGTTTCTTTTCACAGCAAGGCAATTCAAAAATTCGTCAAAATGTAGCTAGTCATGATATTAACATGGTCTTAAGTGAAGGAGAACAAAAAACAATTGCGCTTTGCGAATTTTTAACAGAATTGCAACTAGATGCTACTATTGCACCAGTTGTTTTTGATGATCCAGTAAGTTCTCTTGATCATAATATAATGCAAGATGTTGCAAAAAGATTAGTTGACTTGTCTAAAGAACGTCAAGTAGTTATTTTTACACATAATGTTATTTTTTATAATTCATTTTTTGGTTTAGAAAAACATGCACTTTATAAAGATAAAGTTGAATTTAAATTTTATAGAGTAAGTACAAATGGTTCTAATACTGGAATTTTGTCAGATGGAATTCCTATTAATAAGTTAAAAACTTACACGACTAAGCTTAACGTGATTTGTAATAATGGAACGAATGGCAGAGAGGAAAATGAAGTCGCAGCAGAAGGTTATGCTTATATTAGGTCAGGATTGGAATTATTAGTTTCTAATAATATTTTTTTAGAAATTGTTGGTAGATATAGAAATAATATAATGATGACTAAATTTCCAACTGTAAAAGGAGATATGATTGAAAAGCATAAAGCCGAAATTGATAGTATGTTTGGACGTGCAAGTGGATTTATAAGAGCACATAGTCATCCAGAGGAACATCATTCTCCACCAACAATGGACGATTTAAAATCAGATTATGAGCGTTTTAAAGAAATACAAAAAGATTTTTAA
- a CDS encoding DUF2130 domain-containing protein: MKNENQIKCPNCGTSIDVQDILSHQLEEEIKQKYQSQIAQEKKKYEAEQEKLKQEKLDFEQKKKKENELFQERLENQLKEDKKEIEAKLKLKLKEEQSEQFEALQKELNEKSEQVKELNKSKAEIEKLKREKDELKGLAEAEAQKKLNEILISEKEKIKKSEEDKNELRFKEMQKQLEDQKKLTEEMKRKQEQGSMQLQGEVQELAIEEWLASKFPLDTIQEIKKGARGGDCIQIVHSRTEQNCGTIYYESKRTKDFQPSWIEKFKADIRDKGANIGVLVTEVMPSDMDRMGLKDGIWICNYEEFKGLCSVLREGILQVNNAIITQENKGDKMDLLYDYLTSNTFRMQIEAIVEGFTQMKSDLESEKRSMQRIWKQREKQIDKVTTNTIDMYGSIKGIAGNAIQSVKALELPGFDED, encoded by the coding sequence ATGAAAAACGAAAACCAAATAAAATGCCCAAACTGTGGAACATCAATTGATGTTCAAGACATCTTATCGCATCAACTTGAAGAAGAAATAAAGCAAAAATATCAATCTCAAATTGCGCAAGAAAAGAAGAAGTACGAGGCTGAACAAGAAAAATTAAAACAAGAAAAACTTGATTTCGAGCAAAAGAAAAAGAAAGAAAACGAGTTATTTCAAGAACGTTTAGAAAATCAACTTAAAGAAGATAAAAAAGAAATAGAAGCGAAGCTAAAGCTTAAATTAAAAGAAGAACAGTCTGAACAATTTGAAGCTTTACAAAAAGAGTTGAATGAAAAGTCTGAGCAAGTAAAAGAGCTAAACAAATCTAAAGCAGAAATAGAAAAACTTAAAAGAGAAAAAGACGAATTAAAAGGTTTAGCAGAGGCTGAAGCACAGAAAAAACTTAATGAGATTTTAATTTCTGAAAAGGAAAAAATCAAGAAATCTGAAGAAGACAAAAACGAATTGCGTTTTAAAGAAATGCAAAAGCAATTAGAAGACCAGAAAAAGCTTACTGAAGAGATGAAACGTAAGCAAGAGCAAGGTTCTATGCAATTACAAGGAGAAGTTCAAGAATTAGCAATAGAAGAATGGTTGGCTTCAAAGTTTCCTTTAGATACTATTCAAGAAATTAAAAAAGGAGCTAGAGGTGGAGATTGTATTCAAATTGTACATTCTAGAACAGAGCAAAATTGTGGTACTATCTATTATGAAAGTAAAAGGACAAAGGATTTTCAACCAAGTTGGATTGAAAAGTTTAAAGCAGATATTAGAGATAAAGGTGCAAATATAGGTGTGTTAGTAACCGAAGTTATGCCTTCTGATATGGACAGAATGGGTTTAAAAGATGGCATCTGGATTTGTAATTACGAAGAGTTTAAAGGATTGTGTTCTGTTTTAAGAGAAGGAATTCTACAAGTAAATAATGCAATAATAACGCAAGAAAATAAAGGAGATAAAATGGATTTGCTTTATGATTACCTTACTAGTAATACATTTAGAATGCAAATAGAAGCTATTGTTGAAGGTTTTACACAAATGAAATCTGATTTAGAAAGTGAAAAGCGTTCCATGCAACGTATTTGGAAACAAAGAGAAAAGCAAATAGATAAAGTAACTACCAATACTATTGATATGTATGGTTCTATAAAAGGTATTGCAGGAAACGCGATACAATCTGTAAAAGCTTTAGAATTACCTGGATTTGATGAAGATTGA
- a CDS encoding type 1 glutamine amidotransferase domain-containing protein has translation MNLIKTLALTLTIITASSCKDAKSETPSETVLEAKTELKKEKTMNVLFVLTSHDKLGDTEKKTGFWVEEFANPYYTLLDKGANITIATPNGGAAPIDPSSDSPDAATEATERFNKDATAKAKIANTNKLADINADDFDAVFYPGGHGPLWDLANDKTSIALIEKFNTQNKPVAFVCHAPAALKGVKNADGTPLVKGKKVTGFTNTEEAAVGLTDVVPFLVEDMLSENGGIYSKKEDWAAYAIQDGNLITGQNPASSELVAEKLLESLK, from the coding sequence ATGAATTTAATAAAAACACTAGCATTAACGCTTACCATTATTACAGCTTCTAGTTGTAAAGATGCAAAAAGCGAAACACCTTCTGAAACCGTTTTAGAAGCAAAAACAGAATTAAAAAAAGAAAAAACTATGAACGTATTATTTGTATTAACCTCTCACGATAAATTAGGAGATACAGAAAAAAAAACAGGGTTTTGGGTTGAAGAATTTGCAAACCCATATTACACATTATTAGATAAAGGTGCTAACATTACTATTGCAACACCAAATGGAGGTGCTGCACCAATAGATCCAAGTAGTGATTCTCCAGATGCTGCAACAGAAGCTACAGAGCGTTTTAATAAAGACGCTACTGCAAAAGCTAAAATTGCAAATACTAATAAATTAGCAGATATAAATGCAGACGATTTTGATGCTGTATTTTATCCAGGTGGTCATGGTCCTTTATGGGATTTAGCAAACGATAAAACTTCTATTGCTTTAATAGAGAAATTTAACACACAAAATAAGCCTGTAGCATTTGTATGCCACGCTCCTGCTGCTTTAAAAGGTGTTAAAAACGCAGATGGAACACCTTTAGTTAAAGGAAAAAAAGTAACAGGTTTTACTAATACCGAAGAAGCTGCTGTTGGTTTAACAGACGTTGTTCCATTTTTAGTAGAAGATATGTTAAGCGAAAATGGTGGAATCTATTCTAAAAAAGAAGATTGGGCTGCTTACGCAATACAAGATGGTAATTTAATTACTGGTCAAAATCCAGCTTCCTCTGAGTTGGTTGCTGAGAAATTATTAGAAAGTTTGAAATAA
- a CDS encoding iron-containing alcohol dehydrogenase, whose protein sequence is MNNFEFKNPTKIIFGKDTIEKLENEIPNDAKVLLLYGGGSIKKNGIYDQVKTALAKVDVVEFGGIPANPEYSVLMEALKVIKDQNITYLLAVGGGSVIDGTKFLSAAAVYDGDTPWDILTKNIRTEVGMPFGTVLTLPATGSEMNSGAVITRAETKEKLAMGGPGLFPEFSILDPQVITSIPERQLANGITDAFTHVLEQYMTYPIGALLQDRFAESILQTLIEVAPKVIKDPTDYKAASNFMWSCTMALNGLIQKGVPTDWAVHAIGHELTALFGIDHARTLAVIAPSHYKFNFETKKEKLAQYGERVWNITEGSIDDKAYAAIEKTTAFFHELGIDTKLSDYTKDYEGTAEEISKRFTNRGWTALGEHKTLSPDKVEKIVKMAY, encoded by the coding sequence ATGAACAATTTTGAATTTAAAAACCCAACCAAAATTATTTTTGGAAAGGACACAATAGAGAAATTAGAAAACGAAATTCCTAACGACGCTAAAGTATTATTGCTTTATGGTGGTGGAAGCATCAAGAAAAACGGAATTTACGACCAAGTAAAAACAGCTTTAGCTAAAGTAGATGTTGTAGAGTTTGGAGGTATTCCTGCAAATCCAGAATACTCGGTATTAATGGAAGCTTTAAAAGTAATTAAAGACCAAAACATCACCTATTTATTAGCCGTTGGTGGAGGTTCTGTAATTGATGGCACTAAATTTTTATCTGCTGCTGCTGTTTACGATGGAGATACACCTTGGGATATTTTAACCAAAAACATTAGAACAGAAGTTGGTATGCCTTTTGGAACGGTTTTAACATTACCAGCAACAGGATCTGAAATGAATTCTGGAGCAGTAATTACAAGAGCAGAAACTAAAGAAAAGCTTGCAATGGGTGGACCTGGTTTATTTCCTGAGTTTTCAATATTAGATCCTCAAGTAATTACCTCTATTCCAGAACGTCAATTAGCAAACGGTATTACAGATGCTTTTACACACGTTTTAGAACAATACATGACGTATCCAATTGGAGCATTATTACAAGACCGTTTTGCAGAGAGTATTTTACAAACTTTAATAGAAGTTGCACCAAAAGTAATTAAAGATCCAACAGACTATAAAGCAGCTTCTAACTTTATGTGGAGTTGTACCATGGCTTTAAACGGATTAATACAAAAAGGAGTCCCTACAGATTGGGCTGTACATGCTATTGGTCATGAGTTAACTGCTTTATTTGGTATCGATCATGCACGAACATTAGCAGTAATTGCACCAAGCCATTACAAGTTTAATTTTGAAACTAAAAAAGAAAAATTAGCACAATATGGTGAGCGTGTTTGGAATATTACAGAAGGTAGTATAGACGATAAAGCTTATGCTGCAATCGAGAAAACAACAGCCTTTTTCCATGAATTAGGTATTGATACTAAGTTGTCTGACTACACAAAAGATTACGAAGGTACTGCTGAAGAAATCTCAAAACGATTTACAAATCGTGGTTGGACAGCATTAGGAGAACACAAAACATTATCGCCAGATAAGGTTGAGAAAATAGTAAAAATGGCATACTAA
- a CDS encoding NADP-dependent oxidoreductase, translating to MIKTIVLNNRPEGKPTVSNFEFVTEDKQLTINEGEILLEAAYVSVDPYLRGRMSDAKSYIPSFELNKPVQSGVIAKVIASKNNNFNQGDFVSGMLNWQTQQVSNGEGLLKIDGTKAPLSTYLGILGMTGLTAYLGLNEIGKPKAGETIVVSGAAGAVGSVVGQIAKILGLTVIGIAGTDEKIEMLKTKFGFDAGINYNTSKNITADIKKAAPNGVDIYFDNVGGPISDAVLFNINRFARLIICGAISVYNNTELPKSISVQPFLVKNSALMQGFIVSNYAEKFPEAMKQISTWLAEEKLTYTETVVNGFDNIPTAFIDLFEGKNKGKMIVKI from the coding sequence ATGATTAAAACCATAGTATTAAACAATAGACCAGAAGGGAAACCTACAGTTTCAAATTTTGAATTTGTTACTGAGGACAAGCAGCTAACTATTAATGAAGGCGAAATTCTTTTAGAAGCTGCTTATGTATCTGTAGATCCTTATTTAAGAGGAAGAATGAGTGATGCGAAATCGTACATTCCTTCTTTTGAATTAAACAAACCTGTACAATCTGGTGTTATTGCTAAAGTAATCGCATCTAAAAACAACAACTTTAACCAAGGCGATTTTGTTTCTGGTATGCTAAACTGGCAAACACAACAAGTTTCTAATGGTGAAGGACTTTTAAAAATAGATGGTACAAAAGCGCCTTTAAGTACCTATTTAGGGATTTTAGGAATGACAGGTTTAACAGCATATTTAGGCCTTAACGAAATTGGTAAACCTAAAGCTGGAGAAACCATTGTTGTTTCTGGAGCTGCAGGAGCTGTAGGAAGTGTTGTTGGACAAATAGCAAAAATTCTTGGACTTACCGTTATTGGAATTGCTGGTACAGACGAAAAGATAGAGATGCTTAAAACTAAGTTTGGTTTTGATGCTGGTATTAATTACAACACAAGTAAAAACATTACTGCAGACATTAAAAAAGCTGCTCCTAATGGTGTAGACATTTATTTCGATAATGTTGGAGGACCAATATCTGATGCTGTATTATTTAACATTAACAGATTTGCAAGACTTATTATTTGTGGAGCTATCTCTGTTTATAATAATACCGAATTACCAAAAAGTATAAGTGTACAACCGTTTTTAGTAAAAAACAGTGCCTTAATGCAAGGGTTTATTGTCTCTAATTATGCCGAAAAATTTCCAGAAGCCATGAAACAGATATCTACTTGGTTAGCCGAAGAGAAATTAACATACACAGAAACTGTTGTAAATGGTTTTGATAATATACCAACTGCTTTTATCGATTTATTTGAAGGTAAAAACAAAGGTAAAATGATAGTTAAAATATAA
- a CDS encoding nitroreductase family protein: MELLDKLKWRYAAKAMNGKKVAEDKIERILEAARLSPTSSGLQPFEIFVIKNQDLKEKIRPVAWNQSVITDCSHLLVFAAWDTYTAERINHMFDLTNEIRGFENEGWENYRQMLLSSYPQKDAEENFNHAAKQAYIAFANAVTAAAFEGVDATPLEGFDPAAVDKILGLREKGLRSAVLLPIGYRKEDADWLVNLVKVRKPMEELVTVID; encoded by the coding sequence ATGGAATTATTAGATAAATTAAAGTGGAGATACGCAGCAAAAGCAATGAATGGCAAAAAAGTTGCCGAAGATAAAATAGAACGTATTTTAGAAGCTGCTCGTTTATCACCAACATCAAGTGGATTACAGCCTTTTGAGATTTTTGTAATTAAAAATCAAGACCTTAAAGAAAAAATAAGACCAGTAGCATGGAACCAATCTGTAATTACAGACTGCTCTCACCTACTCGTTTTTGCTGCTTGGGATACTTATACTGCAGAGCGTATTAACCACATGTTCGATTTAACAAACGAAATTCGTGGGTTTGAAAACGAAGGATGGGAAAATTACCGTCAGATGTTATTAAGTTCTTATCCTCAAAAAGACGCTGAAGAAAACTTTAATCATGCTGCAAAACAAGCATACATTGCTTTTGCAAATGCGGTTACTGCTGCTGCTTTCGAAGGTGTAGACGCAACACCTTTAGAAGGTTTTGATCCTGCTGCTGTAGACAAAATACTAGGCTTACGCGAAAAAGGTTTACGTAGTGCTGTATTATTACCAATTGGTTACAGAAAAGAAGATGCAGATTGGTTAGTAAACCTTGTAAAGGTTAGAAAACCTATGGAAGAGTTAGTAACTGTTATAGACTAA
- a CDS encoding NAD(P)H-binding protein produces MKKTAIILGASGLTGNLLLQKLIEDNRYESIKLFSRSKIEVQSNKVTQFIGNLLDLEQFKTDFTAHEVYCCIGTTAKKTPDKTVYKQIDYGIPVAAARLSKENNINTFLVISALGANAKSSVFYNKTKGEMEMIY; encoded by the coding sequence ATGAAAAAAACAGCAATTATATTAGGTGCATCTGGCTTAACAGGTAATCTTTTACTTCAAAAATTAATTGAAGACAATAGATATGAAAGCATCAAATTATTTTCACGTTCTAAAATTGAAGTTCAATCTAATAAAGTAACACAATTTATAGGTAACCTTTTAGACCTAGAACAATTTAAAACAGATTTTACAGCTCACGAAGTGTATTGCTGTATTGGCACCACTGCTAAAAAGACACCAGACAAAACGGTTTATAAACAAATAGACTATGGCATTCCTGTTGCTGCTGCTAGGCTTTCAAAAGAAAATAACATTAACACATTTTTGGTTATTTCAGCATTAGGAGCCAACGCAAAAAGCAGTGTGTTTTATAATAAAACTAAAGGCGAAATGGAAATGATATATTAA
- a CDS encoding TetR/AcrR family transcriptional regulator: MAKLQKSIDKRNALIKATIELVNNNGFHATPMSKIAKMANVSPATIYLYFENKQDLVNQTYIDVKAEYTNYAFADFDKTIPVEAGFELIWKRIADFKLKECENAMFLAQCDNTPMIDEHSRQEGIKHLQPLLDLWARGKKEGIIKPLSDYLLYAYSINPLSFLMMTQKRGAFQLDKTHLEEAYQSAWSSIKVCN; this comes from the coding sequence ATGGCTAAACTTCAAAAAAGCATAGACAAACGAAATGCACTAATAAAAGCAACTATAGAATTGGTAAACAATAATGGTTTCCATGCTACACCAATGAGTAAAATTGCTAAAATGGCAAACGTTTCGCCTGCTACTATTTACTTATATTTTGAAAACAAACAAGATTTAGTTAATCAAACATACATAGATGTAAAAGCAGAATACACCAATTATGCTTTCGCAGATTTTGATAAAACGATACCTGTTGAGGCTGGTTTTGAGTTAATATGGAAACGTATTGCAGACTTTAAACTAAAAGAGTGTGAAAACGCAATGTTTTTAGCACAGTGTGATAACACACCAATGATAGATGAACATAGTAGACAAGAAGGTATTAAACACTTACAACCACTACTCGACCTCTGGGCTCGTGGTAAAAAAGAAGGTATTATTAAACCACTATCAGACTATCTATTATATGCCTATTCTATAAATCCGTTATCTTTTTTAATGATGACTCAAAAACGAGGTGCATTTCAATTAGATAAAACACATTTAGAAGAAGCCTATCAATCTGCTTGGAGCAGTATAAAAGTTTGTAATTAA